In a single window of the SAR324 cluster bacterium genome:
- a CDS encoding IS5 family transposase (programmed frameshift): MSRKKTWEVSDAFWELVQPLIPRNPRVAHKTYQRQQGGGRKPKYSNRLYFSAMVYVLRTGIIWNALPREKFGGMSSSALHDKFQQWSIAGVFTKIWQRGLAEYDELKGIAWTWQAADSASIEAPLARESTGPNPTDRGKKRGSKRHVLVDENGIPISLLVSAANQHDSVALEPLLKAAVVSPVATTECHLCLDAGYVGKEEVAQCNGFISHIRPRGEEKKEIATNPEFKARRWVVERTHSWFNRFRKLIPRYEKTNCSYLALTSLAAAMITLNQVMSIYG; this comes from the exons ATGTCCAGAAAGAAGACCTGGGAAGTTTCGGATGCCTTTTGGGAATTGGTGCAACCCCTGATTCCCAGAAATCCAAGAGTCGCCCACAAGACTTACCAACGCCAACAAGGGGGTGGCAGGAAACCGAAATATTCCAATCGCCTCTACTTTTCGGCAATGGTTTACGTCTTACGGACTGGCATCATCTGGAATGCCTTGCCCCGTGAAAAATTTGGCGGGATGAGCTCCTCGGCACTTCACGATAAGTTCCAGCAATGGAGTATTGCCGGTGTGTTTACCAAAATTTGGCAGCGAGGTCTGGCCGAATACGACGAACTAAAAGGAATCGCTTGGACTTGGCAAGCAGCAGATAGTGCTAGCATCGAAGCACCTCTGGCCAGAGAGTCTACTGGTCCAAACCCGACGGATCGGGGGAAAAAAAG AGGCTCAAAACGACATGTTCTCGTCGACGAGAATGGCATCCCCATCTCACTACTCGTCAGCGCAGCCAACCAGCATGACAGCGTGGCTCTGGAGCCTTTACTCAAGGCGGCCGTCGTTTCACCGGTGGCAACAACAGAATGCCACTTGTGCCTGGATGCAGGGTACGTTGGTAAAGAGGAAGTCGCCCAGTGCAATGGCTTCATCTCACATATACGCCCACGAGGAGAGGAAAAGAAGGAGATCGCAACCAATCCCGAGTTCAAGGCGCGACGATGGGTCGTCGAACGGACACACTCCTGGTTCAATCGCTTTCGAAAGTTGATCCCCAGGTATGAAAAAACCAACTGCTCCTACTTGGCCCTGACCAGCTTAGCGGCTGCCATGATCACTTTGAATCAGGTAATGTCTATTTATGGATAG
- a CDS encoding cupin domain-containing protein, which produces MASVEVKNFASNADEVSTPSNARVETVNVGGQRVIKLTVQPGWKWSKDIKPIVGTESCQANHIGVIVSGTVTCRHNDGTEVTYSGGDAYAIQPGHDAWVVGDQPAVAYEFHGAWGD; this is translated from the coding sequence ATGGCTTCTGTTGAGGTAAAAAATTTCGCCAGTAATGCTGACGAGGTCAGCACCCCAAGCAACGCAAGGGTTGAGACAGTTAATGTTGGTGGTCAAAGAGTAATAAAACTTACAGTGCAACCAGGTTGGAAGTGGTCGAAAGATATCAAACCGATTGTTGGCACTGAAAGTTGTCAAGCCAATCACATCGGGGTGATTGTTTCGGGGACAGTAACTTGTCGTCACAACGATGGAACCGAGGTGACTTATTCGGGTGGAGACGCCTATGCGATTCAGCCTGGACACGATGCATGGGTTGTTGGTGATCAACCAGCTGTTGCCTATGAATTCCACGGAGCTTGGGGAGACTAA